Sequence from the Thermothelomyces thermophilus ATCC 42464 chromosome 2, complete sequence genome:
TCTTTAAGCAGCTCTACAAGGGCGCGACACCAGAGCAACAGCGGGCTATGATGAAGAGCTTCATCGAGAGCAACGGGACGGCGCTCAGCACCGATTGGAACGATGTCAAGGATCGCAAAGTCGAGACCGTCCCGCCCGAGGGCGTTGAGGCCAAGAAGTGGGAGTGAAGCCGGACTGGTGacctttcttttttctccCTCTCATCACTTAACGGGGTTTCACGTTTTCGGGGGAAAGCCGctggctgctgctgtttACTGTGTTTAATTGGGCTGGCATGGGGTTCGGGGGTTCTTTAAGGCGTTGTTGGAGAGAGAAATTACGAAGTCTATGCCTCTACCTTTTAGATGGACAATTTCAAAGGTTGCTAAGCCCGAAGTTCATATTTCCCGGAATGCGATAATGGTGGTGAGAAGTCATCCGACTCCGTGATGTGGCACGTTGGGAGATTGTCATGTACGCAGTATGCAAGTCTTTTAAAGAGCTACAATTATGGGTATATTACTAACATCGCAGGGTCTAGCTTAATCTATGCGGTCTTTACTACGAGAGTCGGGACGGCTGGCGTCCCCGGACGGCGCCGAAGACGGGGCCCTTTGGCCCTCAATCTCCACGACGCTCATATCCATGCGGACCCTGAACTGCTTGCCTCTCCAGTTCACAGTCGTGCCCAGCAGCACCGCCCACGTCCAGATGGGCAAGGCGAGCGTCTCCCTTCCCAGCCAAGCCGCCAACCACTCACGAAAGGGTCGCCGCGGGATGCCGCCTCTGCGGGCCGAGCCGAGCGCAAACGAGGGCGTGTTCGCGTCCACCTCGACGCTCTGTAGCCTGTGCAGCATGCTGCTGAACCAGCGATCGAGCGCCATCCACGCCGTGACCGTCGACGCCCAGATCACCGCCATGGCGCCCCACGTCCGGGGCACGCCGAGCCTCTCGTGGACCCACGGGAGCGTGGTCAGCGCGAACGACAGGTGCAGGCTGCAGAGGAACGGCTCGATGCCCGGCTCGACGAGCGTGGCGAGGAGGACGGTCCACTTGCGCACGCGCAGCCAGCGGACGCGGCGCGCCACGTAGGCCGCCACCGACATGCCCGACGTCGGCTGGATGGCGACCTCGCCGAAGACGAGGCCGTGGTTCTTGTAggtgacggcggcggcgtccggAGTGGGCGAGCGCCAGATCAGGTCGCCGATCAGGTGGTCTTCGCAGATGTAGGACGAGAAGAAGTCGAGCCCGCGGCCGCGCCCGGCGTCCGACGCGGAGAGGACCGGGTTGCGGGACGGGTCCGTCATGAAGTCGAGGTGCGACTTGCGGAACATGTTGCTCTTGCCGACGATGCAGGGGGCGACGCAGACGGTGTTGATGGCGCTGTAGAACTTGGCGTGGCTGGTCGACATGAACATCTCCTCGAGGCGACCGCCGTAGTCGAGCAGGCTTCTGGGCGCCCGAGGTAGGCTGGCGTCTTTCGGCAACAGGCTTTGCTGCTCTGCGGTTCTGGGTGTCTCAATGTCGACAACGAGCGGTAGCTGGTGCACGAACTTGTAGGGGGTTGTTCGCGTGCCGTTGGGCCCGAAGCCGCAGAGCTTGTCGACCATCCTTCCGGCAGAGCCGGTCCCAAGCCAGACGTTGCAGTCCACTATCCATATGAGGTCGCCTTTTGCCTCGCGATAGGCACGGCTCATGTTGCGAATCTTGGGGTTCGGACCCAGGTTGTTGACATGCCCATCTGTGCCATGAAGCACGgggtcgtcctcctcgaccAGCACCTTCGCGTCGAACTCCGGAAAGTCTGACACCACTTTACGGAGGAGTGGATATGCCGGATCCTTTGTGGATGCGACACAGAGGTAGATAGTCAGCTTGGACCTCGGGTAGGCGAGCAGAAAGGTCGACGCGAGGCATTCGTAGAGACAAGGCTCGAGGCCCTTGACAGGCCGGATTATCGTGACGTGAGGTGTCTCTCCATCTCCTAGGGAAGGCGACACGGGTTTTGGACGCGGGGAAGAGTGATTACGGTAGCTGAAGCGGACAATGTCAGCAATTGGGAGCCGGCGCGTAGGGGTAGTAGTAGTGGCCCGTACAGCTGGGTGATTCCGATGGTCTGGACGAGGAAGACGGCACAGCTCCAGATCAGGCTGACCAAGGCTGCGCCTTGGACTGCTATGGACATCGGATCATTGCCAGCGGTCATCGCTGTTTGGGCGAGGGAAAGAGGTCGCGGACCGGAAGGATCTGGCACGACGGAAAGTTCGGCGACGTGCGAGAAATAAGAAATACCATTGACCGCAAATCCATGTGGGGCGCTGATGAGAGTCCAAGCAACGCTGCGGCAAGTTCGGAACGCAGATCGTGAATTAAGGTTTTCTATTCCGATGGAACCGAGTTCCCGAAGGGAAGACCCTCGGGAAGGTTACTAGCTTTCATCCATGAGGTGAAGAGGGGTCGAAATGGTGGGTTGGGTTCGCTCTGGGACGTTCTGCTGTTAAAGTTGGAGAAATGCACAGTCACCCGCCGCGCCCTTGACAAGAACTTGGGACGAGCTATGCTTGTGCCGTTTGCCGTTTTCGTTGCCCCACTTAGCCCGCCGTTCTGGGAGCTGGTGGAGGCAGTGCCTCGGTCATCAGGCCAAACAAGCGAGAGATTTCTGCCGCTTCAAAAATCTGCGAAACCTGGACCACCCACTTTTCAAGCTTCTGGCAAGCTTTTGGAGCACAACCAGCAACATCTTCCAAATGTGAGCAGGATCCTTTGGACCACACCTCGGACTTTTCCGCACCTCCAGCTGGCTTTCCCGGTACGCAGGACGGCCGGATTTTACCTTCTATCAGCAAATGGGGGTGTTGCTCTCTTGAGTAAGTAGAGCTCTCCGCATCATGGTCTCTTGATGATATCTTTCGAGTCTCCTGCGGAAGCCTCATTGGCACGCTTTTCTAATGGAAGCGATGCCATCAAGTGAGAAGCACGCATGGCCTCTGCGGTAGTATAAGCACATTGGCCGAAGTGGGATCGAGAGATGCCCCTCGTGTATCTCTCAAGTTTTGACGAAAGGCTTGCCACGCGCCCATGactcctcccccctcccctccccccctccccaccACCTTAATTGCGATGATGACACCGAATACTGGTACTTAGAGCAATGTACTTCATTGTACGCTCGATGAAAGTCCTTTATTTATAGACTACAACGGTATCTGAGCAACTACTCTCAAAGTCGGCATCTGTTTGTTTGGCTTTGATGCGTGGCGTGAGGCAGCTAACATCGCGCTCCTTAGGTCGACATGAACCGCAATAGCCATGACTGAAACCGTAACAGTCACGACAATGGCTGCCGCCAATGGCACCGTCGCCGCCAAGATCAGCGAAGGGGCCCCGACGGCCAGGAACCAAAGTTCTGGCGTAGCCACTGGGGAGCGTGCGTCACCCACCAGACCGGCACTACACCAGATCTATGCTCTCCCTGCTCCAATTCGGACCTTTCCCCTCCCCACATTTTACCCGAGTAATCCGATCTCGCTGCTGTATTTGGTCTATACCTGGCTGAGCCATGTCTTGCGACCTCCTCCACGCGAGCCGTCGGTTATACACACTGGCGTGTGGGACGCGGAAACGCGCTCGGTGCATGTCAGAGACGATTCGTCGATACGCGCGCTCTGGGAGCAAGGCTTCTACGGAAAGGGGAGCCTCAGTCGAAGTGAGCCAAACTGGCTCAAGCGAGAGCTGGCCCGACGGGGCTCGCCGGAAGGCAAGACCGTCAGCGAGGCACGCACGGAGATGCGGCGAGAGGAGCGCCGTCTGGCCAAGTGGGAGAGAGCGAAAGCCGAATTGGAAGCCATTGAGAGGCAGAGGTTGGCAGAGGCCGCCTCTCAGGCCTCTGATAGCGGATCGAGCAAGTTGGCCGGAGGGCTTAGCAAGCCCGCCGAGGTAGCAGATACATCTGCCAATCCTGCCCACTCTACTATTGTAGAACCGGCAGGCACTGTGGAAGGAACCTCGGCAGAGGCCGCGCCCGCTGAAGCTGCTCGGCCTCCACATGCGGGTGCCCAGCCCGCCAGTCATGCCCGCAATTGGGACTTCAAGCCGCCTGTTGGCCCGGCAGAACTGCTCGCCCTTCCTAACTCTCTTGCAAAACCAAAGTGCCCAGAAGACGGATCAATATCTGATCGACTTCGCAAGCACCCGCTTGACGGAAAGCCGCCAGTTGGCCCGGCTGAACTTGTTATGCTTCCTAATTCTAACGCGGAGCTGATGGGACCGGTGTCACGGCGCATTGGAGGGCTTGCCGTCTCTGAGTCGGAAACCAGTGCTCCAGACCAACGCGTGTTGCAGACAGCTCTAGACCCGAATGGCGATGCAAAGGCTTTTGATAGCCAGCCTTCTACCAACGGGATGGTTGACGGGGTTGTACCTAAGGCGAGTGCCTCGGTTGCCAGTCAAGACGTGGACGAGATGTTCATCAATGGCGCCGCCGAAAATGAGTCTGTCGAAGAACGGAGCTCGCCTCCTTCGACGCTTTCAGATGGGCCCACCTCGGATTCATCAGCTCCAGGCTTGGAAGGCGATGTCTCACAGCCCCAGGAGCGCCGCAAGAGTGTTCGCTTCTCGCCTACGGTTGAGTCTGCTGCGTTCCTGCGCTCTGACCCGCCAAGTCCGGGTCGCTCGGCTGATCTTTCGTCGAAAAGCGTTTCTTCGTCGGCACTACCTAACGGTGGAGTGGCGACTCTTGAGCCGGAGGTACCCTCTCCTATTCCTCCTGCTGCCGCGCCTGGCACGAGTAGCACCGCCGACGTGTCCCGGGATACCTCTACCAGTGTTGTCAACAGAGAACACTTTCAGCTCGCACCCGAGGAAGCCTTCTTCTTGGCCTTTTCCCTCGGCGCCCTCAAAGTGGTGGACCCTGTGACAGGCTCTCCGATTTCCACCGAGCACCTTTTACAACTCTTCCGGGCACACTCTTACTTCCCCCCTCGACTGGCTAGTTCCGACCTCAGACCTGACGACCCGTTCCTGGTGAACTACGCCGTGTACCACCACTTCCGCTCTCTGGGTTGGGTTCCCCGCCACGGCATCAAGTTTGGCGTCGACTGGATCCTCTATCAGCGCGGGCCTGTCTTCGACCATAGCGAGTTTGGCGTCATGGTCATGCCTGCGTATTCGGATCCGGCTTGGGAGGGATATGGCCACGAGGAGCCGAAGCGGTCCTGGTCGTGGTTGATGGGTGTCAACCGGGTCCTCTCGCACGTGCTCAAGAGCCTGGTGCTCGTTTATGTGGACTTGCCCTCGCCCGCCGTGTTTGAGAAGGAGATGCAGCGGGGCGGCATCGCAGCCGCGCTCAAGAAATACACCATTCGGGAGGTTATGGTTCGGCGTTTCTCTATCAACAGAAACCGCTGATGAAAAAAGGAGAAAGCGCGAGCTGCATAGGTGGCGTTGGGGTCGAAATGCTGTATTGTTTTGTGTAAAAGTATATCATGGGGTGTCACGGCGTTGGTAGATCCAAAACGATAGGAATCGGTTTTCGTTCTAGTTCCCTGTCACGTTTCACCCGTTATCTTTGTCCAGTATCTTTGCCCAGAGCGCCATCGCTATCCCTTGCCTCCATTCCCGACCATCCACAGCTCTCTAAACCTGGATCCCTCCCTCTCAACCAGCTCGCCAGGCCGCCCACTCTCCACAATTCTCCCAGCATCCATTATCACCACCCGATCAAACCCCATCACCATTCCCAGCCGATGACTGACCATGACGATAGTGTACGCCGCAAACTCGGCCCTTATCACGCGCTGCATCTCCTCGTCGGTCTCTTGGTCCACGCTCGAGCTGACCTCGTCCAGCAGCAGGACGCCGCCGTCTCTGAGATCGCCACAGTAGTCGCTCCCGAACTCGGCCGCCCTCTCCCGTGCCCGAACCCGCCGCCGCACAATGGCCCGCGCGAGGCTAAACAGCTGCTTCTGCCCCTGCGAGAGTGTGTCAGGCGCCAGCGGCGCGTCGAGGCCCCCGCGTGAGGCGATGAACGGCCAGAGGGAGACGGCCTCCAGCGCGGCGCGGCAGTCTGCCGCCGTGGCGCTGTGGTGGGGGTCGAGGTTCGTCTGGACCGGCGTGCCCGAGGGCAGGAAGACGGGCTCCTGCGGCAGGGCGATAATGCGCCGGCGGAGGTGCGGGCGGGACATGGCGTGGAGGGGGAGGCCGTCTATCGCCATGGGGGCCAGTTTGGGCTGGATCGTTTTTCCCTCTTCTTCGTCCGGTGTGGGGGGTGTCGTCGTTGACGCCAAGGGGTCAacgaggcggaggaggaggaggaggagagaagACTTGCCGCTGGAGGGTGTCAGCGTCGAGAAATGAAAGGTTCGTGGGTGGGTTTAAGGAGGAGGACAACAAGGCGGGGAAGTGGGAACGAACCTGCCGCTGCGGCCACAGATGGCAACTTTCTCCCCCGGAGCGACGGTCAAGTGCAAGTTGTCCAGCGCGAGGTTTTTGGTTGTGTCCTTATCCTCACTGTCACCGTAGGCTGCTGACACGCCGTTGATCTCGATGGCGCCATGCAACGGCCACTCTGCTGGCGGCACTAGAGTCTCGCCTTCCCAGCTTTCCGGTTTGACGTTCTCACTGAACGCCTTGAGCCGACTGACAGCGCCGATAGACGTCTCCAGATCCGTGTAGAACCTGATGATAAGCGCCAGCTGTTCCCCAAACGACATGAGCGCGACCAAGCTGGCGCCGGTAAGAGCGGTATTAGAGCGTAGCTGTGTCGCGAGTGTCACTACGCAGAGGGCCAGGACGGCTACTACGAGCTGCAGGACAAGAGCCAGCCAGCGCTGGATCATGGCGAGCAGGTATGCTGGTCTTTGAGACGCATCCAGCAGCCGAGAAGTCTGATTGACGCCGTCCTGGACCCAGCCGAAGGCGCGAAATGTGGCAATGCCCTTGATGGTGTCGATGAAGTGGGAGCTGGACGGTTAGCCCCAGCTCTCTCACGGGCAGCGGATAGGCGTTGAAACTTACTAAAGAGGGCTCTTCGCCTCGAGATCCAACAACCGGATCTGGCGAGAGGTGCGAAGATAGAACTTTTGCAAAACATAAAGTATCATGGCCAAGAATGGATAGGTGATAGCCACGTAAGGGGACGATGTGGCAATCACAGCAGCTAAGCCGAGGGTTTCAAAGATTCCAAGAAGCAGATTGAGCAAAGCCTGGGGGAGCTGGCCGTCGACGAGAGTCATGTCCTGGGAGAAGAGATTGACAATGACGCCGGTGTCGGTCGTTGCAAAAAAACGGAGCGGCGCACTGATGACGGTCTTTAGGGCCTCCTGATGCATCTTCGCCCCAGACACCGTGATCATCGAGGTGAAGCATAGATATGCAATCGCGAACAGCGAAGCGAGGGTTCCGACCTGGAAGACGGCATATATCCCGTTATAAAAGGAGTTGGAGTGAGGCGGATTGGTAGCTGCCACGCCCTCGGACCAGAACGTGAGCCAAACCGTGCCAGCGTTCTGCAGACTACCCCAGCCAATGCTAAAGATCAAGAGGCCTATCCGGTGAAGCACGTTGATACGTGCGTAGTAGTGGCGGTACACTGCCCAGTCGCCTGTCATTCTTGCCCGTTCCGCGTCTTCAGAGACAGCGGGCAGCTTTTCAGATACCGGTTTGGGAGGGTCTTGTTTCGGAGAGGAACGTTCGAcgagggaagagcttcccGGAAGACGTGATCTGTCGATCTGTTCCACGCCGAGGGCAGAGACATACTTCTCATTTGCCATCAACTCGTGGAAGGAACCCTGCTCGACGATAGTCCCATCTGCACCAAGGGCGACGATATGGTCCGCCAGCGGAAGGTGTCGAACCGAATGGGTGCAGAGAAGCGCCGTGGCacctcggcggcggagaAGCCCGGCGGGCGAGAATACGCGGAGGaacacctcctcctcggtgTCGGCGTCCAGACCGCTTAGGATATCGTCAAAGATGTAGAAATCTGTGTCAAGGTAGAGGGCCCTTGCCATGGACACGCGCTGTTTCTGACCACCGCTAAGTGTGATTCCATTGCTGCCAATGTTGGTGTTGTCGCCCTGTGGGAGAAGGTCCAGATCCGGCCGCAGCATGGTTGCTTCAATGACCTCGTCATAGCGTTCCTGGTTGAAAGGTGAAAACCCAAGAATGTTTTCGCGGATGGTGGCGTTGAATAAGTAAGGATTCTGATCGCAGTACCCAATCTTGCGATAGCTGGATGCCGTCGTCACTCGTCCCTGAAACACTGGGACTTCGCCAAGGAGAGTTTTGCAGAGTGTGGACTTTCCGGACGCGACAGGCCCCACAACGATGGTAAGGCGAGAGGCAGGTACTTCGAGATTGATGTTGCGTAGACCCTTTTTGCCAACTTCCCATCCAAAGCTTCCGCCGGTGATCGTGACTTTTGCTGTCGGCTGCTCGGGTACCGTTTGGCAGGATTTCTCTTCGGCCAAGGGTTTCTCCCTAGCTACGCCTGAGAATGAACGGAAGTCAAAGCGGGGTTCTTGCTCGAGGAACGTCTGGATGCGGTTTAGACAAGCGAAAGCTGCGAGGAGGTTCGGGATCATCTGGAAGAGAACGCCCAGGGGAGCGGCGAGCAACATGATAAAGGACATGGACGTAAAGATGGTGGTAACCTCCAGGGTCCGGGAGGCGAAGGCGAAAGCAATGACGGGTGACAAGAACAGAGGGGTGTATCCAACAGTGGCGGCGAAGACAATCACCCTTCGAAAGCTTGAGCCCGCTTCAAGCTCGTCGATTCTCATCGACTGAATGGCGTCCTGAACCGTCTCAGCGAGTCCCGAGATTTTGAGGTGCTTCATCTGGCCAATGACGGTAGAGGTCAAGCCAACGCGTTTCTGGATCTTCTCCATCCAGCGCTTCTGTCGGGCCCCGGTAAACCGGGCCAGTATGGCGGAGCAGATGACGCAGCCGGAGACAACGATCAGCGGAGCGACGGAGGCGGGGCCGATCTGGCGGGAGAGCAACCAACATGCCAGTGCGACCTCGATCGTGTTGGCCCAGAACTCATGGAGGTTCAGGCATCCGATAATGATGCGCTCAATGTCTGCGCTCATCAATGTCAGGGCAGCAGAATCGTCGGACTCCGTGGACCGCGACTCTGTTGTCTTGCGGTAGATAGTGGTGGCCAAGAGGCCGCGGGCCATGTACATGGCGCGCCCCTGAAAATACCAGTATAAGGCGTTTGAAGCCGCAATTCCAACATAGATGATGGCGGTCGCACCGATTAGCCCATAGCCAATATTCGTGGGTGACTGGCCAGCTGGCTGCTTGAGGTACTCCAGCAGCGTATTGATGAGAAAGGGCTGGCAGAACTGGAATGCGCCGAGAGCGATGCGTGGCCCAACCGGAAGCAACAGGGGTACCGCCAAAGCTCTTGCCGTGGCTCGAGCGAGACCGTGCTTCTTGCCACGAAACCGGGAAATATCAATGTGGTGAGACAGCTTGGTATATAGCGTTTCAGAGGTCATGGCCTTGTCGAGAGGGAACAGATCGTCGATTCGGAGGACCTTGCGGTAGCCGGCGAGGAAGAGTTTGTTGAGCCAAACATAGGCACCGAGACCGTACAAACCAGTGGTCTCTTCCGGACTGTGCTCCTTAACATCCCAGC
This genomic interval carries:
- a CDS encoding glycosyltransferase family 21 protein (CAZy_ID 267937), giving the protein MTAGNDPMSIAVQGAALVSLIWSCAVFLVQTIGITQLYRNHSSPRPKPVSPSLGDGETPHVTIIRPVKGLEPCLYECLASTFLLAYPRSKLTIYLCVASTKDPAYPLLRKVVSDFPEFDAKVLVEEDDPVLHGTDGHVNNLGPNPKIRNMSRAYREAKGDLIWIVDCNVWLGTGSAGRMVDKLCGFGPNGTRTTPYKFVHQLPLVVDIETPRTAEQQSLLPKDASLPRAPRSLLDYGGRLEEMFMSTSHAKFYSAINTVCVAPCIVGKSNMFRKSHLDFMTDPSRNPVLSASDAGRGRGLDFFSSYICEDHLIGDLIWRSPTPDAAAVTYKNHGLVFGEVAIQPTSGMSVAAYVARRVRWLRVRKWTVLLATLVEPGIEPFLCSLHLSFALTTLPWVHERLGVPRTWGAMAVIWASTVTAWMALDRWFSSMLHRLQSVEVDANTPSFALGSARRGGIPRRPFREWLAAWLGRETLALPIWTWAVLLGTTVNWRGKQFRVRMDMSVVEIEGQRAPSSAPSGDASRPDSRSKDRID